Part of the Sodalinema gerasimenkoae IPPAS B-353 genome is shown below.
TACCCGCGCGGCGGAGGAACTCTCGATCACTCAACCGACGGTATCGAGTCAGATTAAGCATTTAACCCAAGTGATTGGGATGCCGCTGTTTGAGCAAATTGGACGACAACTCTACTTAACGGAGGTGGGGGAAGAACTCCTCAACACCTGTCAGACGATTTTTGAACGCTTGGACAACTTCGAGATGATGGTGGCTGATCTCCAGGGAACGAAGCGGGGAAAACTGCGCCTGGGGGTGGTGACGACGGCGAAATATTTTGTCCCTCGTCTGTTGGGGTCTTTCTGTCAGCAGCATCCTGATGTGGATATTGCCTTGCACGTGAGCAATCATCAAAAGTTGGTGCAACGGATGCTCAATAATCAGGATGATTTCTATATTCTGAGTCATCCCCCAGAGGACATTGACTTAGTGGTCACGCCGTTTTTAGAGAATCCTCTGGTGGTGGTGGCGTCCCATGAGCATCCCATGGCTCGGGAGGAGAGTATACCCATTAAAAAACTACGGGGAGAGGCGTTTATTATGCGAGAACCGGGTTCGGGGACGCGGCGAGCAGTGCAACAGGTGTTTGACCGCCATAAGGTGACGGTCAATGTGCGGATGGAGTTGGGGAGTAATGAGGCGATTAAACAGTCGGTGATTGGCGGGTTGGGGATTTCGGTATTATCTCTGCACTGTTTACGGCCGGATTATCAACAGGGGGAGTTGGCAATTTTGAAGGTGAAAGAGTTTCCGATTCCCTGTCGTTGGTATGTGGTGCATCGCTCGGGGAAACAGCTTTCGGTGTTGACGGAGGCGTTTCTGGAGCATCTATTGGCGGAAAGTCAATCCCTCGCCGTGGAGACCGGGGGCTAAATTGCTACCATCTGGGCAAAGTATACTAATCTGAACACAGCACTCGCGACGAACTGGACACTCATGGCAGAAGACGATAAAAAAGCGAAAACCACCACCGCCGCCAGTAAAGGTGGCAAGAAGCAGGAAAAGCCCCCCGCCGTTGAAGATAAGCCCTTCGCCGATTTCATGCACCAGGACTATCTCCCGGCCCTGAGACAGGAACTGGAAAACCAGGGAATTGAGGATTTAGATCTCAAATTCGAGAAACGCCGGGTTCCGCCTCTGGATGCTAAGGGGGACTGTTGGCAGGTGATTGGCACGTGGCAGGGGGGAAACCGCCGCTTTGTGGTTTATTTCCCCAAAGCCGACATCAAAGGACCTCGGGCTTTCTCCTGTGCCGCCGACGGCACTCAACCGAGTACCATCGAACCCTTCTTGATGGATGAGCGCAAGATTAACTTATCTCTGTTGGTCTTTGGCGTGGTTCAGCGACTCAATGCCCAGAAGTGGTTGGCCCGGAACTAAATCCCCTGGGGAACTCCAGGAGGGAGAGACGACGTTACCGAAACCATGAGATAATGGCTCCTGTGGTTTTGCCCCAAAACAAGCATGGTAGCGCTTTCCGACTCTCCCTTTTCCCCTGAACAAATCGCCTCAGAAGGACTCAAACCCGGCGAATATGATGAAATCGTCCAACGCCTTGGGCGACATCCCAATCGCGCCGAATTGGGGATGTTTGGGGTGATGTGGTCGGAACATTGCTGCTATAAGAACTCCCGGCCGCTGCTGAAGCACTTTCCCACGACGGGCGATCGCATCCTCGTGGGCCCCGGTGAAAATGCTGGGGTAGTCGATTTTGGCGAGGGGTTGGCGATCGCCTTCAAAATCGAATCCCACAACCACCCCTCCGCCGTGGAACCCTTCCAAGGGGCAGCCACTGGGGTCGGGGGGATTCTACGAGATATCTTTACCATGGGGGCCCGTCCCATCGCCGCCCTCAATGCCCTGCGCTTCGGAACCCTCGACAATCCCCGCACCCGCCGCATCTTTAGTGGGGTGGTCGAGGGGATCTCTCACTATGGCAACTGCTTCGGTGTGCCAACCGTCGGCGGTGAGGTCTATTTTGATGCCGCCTATAGTGGTAATCCCCTCGTCAACGCCATGGCGATCGGCATCATGGAAACCGACACCATCGTTAAATCTGGCGCATCCGGCATCGGCAATCCCGTTCTCTACGTGGGGTCCACCACCGGCCGCGACGGCATGGGGGGCGCAAGTTTTGCCAGTGCCGAACTCAGCGACGAGTCCTCTGTCGATGACCGTCCTGCTGTGCAAGTCGGCGACCCCTTCCTAGAAAAATCCCTCGTCGAAGCCTGTCTCGAAGCCTTCAAAACCGGGGCTGTCGTTGCCGCCCACGATATGGGGGCAGCGGGAATCACCTGTTCCACCTCAGAAATGGCAGCCAACGGCGGCGTGGGTATCGACTTTGACTTAGATAAAGTCCCCGTTCGCGAATCGGGGATGGTCCCTTACGAATATCTCCTCTCGGAATCCCAAGAACGGATGTTGTTTGTGGCCGAGAAGGGCCGGGAACAGGAACTGATTGACGTTTTCCATAAATGGGGACTGCACGCGGTGGTAGCTGGAGAAGTCATCGAGGAACCCATGGTGCGGATCCGCTTCCAGGGGGCGATCGCCGCCGAGATTCCCGCCTCAGCCCTCGCGGACAACACCCCCCTCTACCCTCGCGAGAAACCGGCTCAGCCCCCAGAATATGCCCAAACAGCCTGGGCTTGGACTCCTGAATCCCTCCCCCCTTGCACGCCTTCGGGCATCGAGGTGAATGGGGCGCTCAAGAGCTGGAATCAGGTGCTATTAGACCTATTAGATAATCCCAGTATTGCCTCGAAGGAATGGGTCTATCGGCAATATGACCACCAGGTGCAGAACAACACGGTAATTTTGCCAGGTGGGGCGGATGCAGCGGTGGTGCGCTTGCGTCCCCAGGAAAGCCAAGACTCTGGCCGGGACTGGACACGAGGCATTGCGGCGACAGTGGATTGTAATTCCCGTTATGTCTATCTCGATCCCACGGAGGGGGCGAAAGCGGTGGTGGCGG
Proteins encoded:
- a CDS encoding LysR family transcriptional regulator; translation: MIQATFHQLRVFETVARHGSFTRAAEELSITQPTVSSQIKHLTQVIGMPLFEQIGRQLYLTEVGEELLNTCQTIFERLDNFEMMVADLQGTKRGKLRLGVVTTAKYFVPRLLGSFCQQHPDVDIALHVSNHQKLVQRMLNNQDDFYILSHPPEDIDLVVTPFLENPLVVVASHEHPMAREESIPIKKLRGEAFIMREPGSGTRRAVQQVFDRHKVTVNVRMELGSNEAIKQSVIGGLGISVLSLHCLRPDYQQGELAILKVKEFPIPCRWYVVHRSGKQLSVLTEAFLEHLLAESQSLAVETGG
- a CDS encoding DUF2996 domain-containing protein, which produces MAEDDKKAKTTTAASKGGKKQEKPPAVEDKPFADFMHQDYLPALRQELENQGIEDLDLKFEKRRVPPLDAKGDCWQVIGTWQGGNRRFVVYFPKADIKGPRAFSCAADGTQPSTIEPFLMDERKINLSLLVFGVVQRLNAQKWLARN
- the purL gene encoding phosphoribosylformylglycinamidine synthase subunit PurL gives rise to the protein MVALSDSPFSPEQIASEGLKPGEYDEIVQRLGRHPNRAELGMFGVMWSEHCCYKNSRPLLKHFPTTGDRILVGPGENAGVVDFGEGLAIAFKIESHNHPSAVEPFQGAATGVGGILRDIFTMGARPIAALNALRFGTLDNPRTRRIFSGVVEGISHYGNCFGVPTVGGEVYFDAAYSGNPLVNAMAIGIMETDTIVKSGASGIGNPVLYVGSTTGRDGMGGASFASAELSDESSVDDRPAVQVGDPFLEKSLVEACLEAFKTGAVVAAHDMGAAGITCSTSEMAANGGVGIDFDLDKVPVRESGMVPYEYLLSESQERMLFVAEKGREQELIDVFHKWGLHAVVAGEVIEEPMVRIRFQGAIAAEIPASALADNTPLYPREKPAQPPEYAQTAWAWTPESLPPCTPSGIEVNGALKSWNQVLLDLLDNPSIASKEWVYRQYDHQVQNNTVILPGGADAAVVRLRPQESQDSGRDWTRGIAATVDCNSRYVYLDPTEGAKAVVAEAARNLSCVGAEPVAVTDNLNFGSPENPIGYWQLACACEGLAQACEDFGTPVTGGNVSLYNETLDSEGKPTPIYPTPVVGMVGLIENLEQICGQGWQQEGDVVYLLGVPTGAQQGLALPTLGASEYLATLHQTVAGKPPRVDVALEKAVQGVCRQGIRRGWVNSAHDVSEGGLAVTLAESSLSGNLGVTVDLPNGGRWDTLLFGEGGARIVVSVSPQAVAAWEAYLEDQLSGSWQRLGTVSGASLQVSSEREGLLSLSLSEMRQMYEGAISRRLS